In Pan troglodytes isolate AG18354 chromosome 21, NHGRI_mPanTro3-v2.0_pri, whole genome shotgun sequence, one genomic interval encodes:
- the YTHDF1 gene encoding YTH domain-containing family protein 1 isoform X1: protein MSATSVDTQRTKGQDNKVQNGSLHQKDTVHDNDFEPYLTGQSNQSNSYPSMSDPYLSSYYPPSIGFPYSLNEAPWSTAGDPPIPYLTTYGQLSNGDHHFMHDAVFGQPGGLGNNIYQHRFNFFPENPAFSAWGTSGSQGQQTQSSAYGSSYTYPPSSLGGTVVDGQPGFHSDTLSKAPGMNSLEQGMVGLKIGDVSSSAVKTVGSVVSSVALTGVLSGNGGTNVNMPVSKPTSWAAIASKPAKPQPKMKTKSGPVMGGALPPPPIKHNMDIGTWDNKGPVPKAPVPQQAPSPQAAPQPQQVAQPLPAQPPALAQPQYQSPQQPPQTRWVAPRNRNAAFGQSGGAGSDSNSPGNVQPNSAPSVESHPVLEKLKAAHSYNPKEFEWNLKSGRVFIIKSYSEDDIHRSIKYSIWCSTEHGNKRLDSAFRCMSSKGPVYLLFSVNGSGHFCGVAEMKSPVDYGTSAGVWSQDKWKGKFDVQWIFVKDVPNNQLRHIRLENNDNKPVTNSRDTQEVPLEKAKQVLKIISSYKHTTSIFDDFAHYEKRQEEEEVVRKERQNRNKQ from the exons ATGTCGGCCACCAGCGTGGACACCCAG AGAACAAAAGGACAAGATAATAAAG TACAAAATGGTTCTTTACATCAGAAGGATACAGTTCATGACAATGACTTTGAGCCCTACCTTACTGGACAGTCAAATCAG AGTAACAGTTACCCCTCAATGAGCGACCCCTACCTGTCCAGCTATTACCCGCCGTCCATTGGATTTCCTTACTCCCTCAATGAGGCTCCGTGGTCTACTGCAGGGGACCCTCCGATTCCATACCTCACCACCTACGGACAGCTCAGTAACGGAGACCATCATTTTATGCACGATGCTGTTTTTGGGCAGCCTGGGGGCCTGGGGAACAACATCTATCAGCACAGGTTCAATTTTTTCCCTGAAAACCCTGCGTTCTCAGCATGGGGGACAAGTGGGTCTCAAGGTCAGCAGACCCAGAGCTCCGCGTATGGGAGCAGCTACACCTACCCCCCGAGCTCCCTGGGTGGCACGGTGGTTGATGGGCAGCCAGGCTTTCACAGCGACACCCTCAGCAAGGCCCCCGGGATGAACAGCCTGGAGCAGGGCATGGTTGGCCTGAAGATTGGGGACGTCAGCTCCTCCGCTGTCAAGACGGTGGGCTCCGTCGTCAGCAGCGTGGCACTGACTGGTGTCCTTTCTGGCAACGGTGGGACAAATGTGAACATGCCAGTTTCAAAGCCGACCTCGTGGGCTGCCATTGCCAGCAAGCCTGCAAAACCACAgcctaaaatgaaaacaaagagcgGGCCTGTCATGGGGGGTGCGCTGCCCCCTCCACCCATAAAGCATAACATGGACATTGGCACCTGGGATAACAAGGGGCCTGTGCCGAAGGCCCCAGTCCCCCAGCAGGCACCCTCTCCACAGGCTGCCCCACAGCCCCAGCAGGTGGCTCAGCCTCTCCCAGCACAGCCCCCAGCTTTGGCTCAACCGCAGTATCAGAGCCCTCAGCAGCCACCCCAGACCCGCTGGGTTGCCCCACGCAACAGAAACGCGGCGTTTGGGCAGAGCGGAGGGGCTGGCAGCGATAGCAACTCTCCTGGAAACGTCCAGCCTAATTCTGCCCCCAGCGTCGAATCCCACCCCGTCCTTGAAAAACTGAAGGCTGCTCACAGCTACAACCCGAAAGAGTTTGAGTGGAATCTGAAAAGCGGGCGTGTGTTCATCATCAAGAGCTACTCTGAGGACGACATCCACCGCTCCATTAAGTACTCCATCTGGTGTAGCACAGAGCACGGCAACAAGCGCCTGGACAGCGCCTTCCGCTGCATGAGCAGCAAGGGGCCCGTCTACCTGCTCTTCAGCGTCAATGGGAGTGGGCATTTTTGTGGGGTGGCCGAGATGAAGTCCCCCGTGGACTACGGCACCAGTGCCGGGGTCTGGTCTCAGGACAAGTGGAAGGGGAAGTTTGACGTCCAGTGGATTTTTGTTAAGGATGTACCCAATAACCAGCTCCGGCACATCAGGCTGGAGAATAACGACAACAAACCGGTCACAAACTCCCGGGACACCCAGGAGGTGCCCTTAGAAAAAGCCAAGCAAGTGCTGAAAATTATCAGTTCCTACAAGCACACAACCTCCATCTTCGACGACTTTGCTCACTACGAGAAgcgccaggaggaggaggaggtggtgcgCAAG
- the YTHDF1 gene encoding YTH domain-containing family protein 1 isoform X2 codes for MSDPYLSSYYPPSIGFPYSLNEAPWSTAGDPPIPYLTTYGQLSNGDHHFMHDAVFGQPGGLGNNIYQHRFNFFPENPAFSAWGTSGSQGQQTQSSAYGSSYTYPPSSLGGTVVDGQPGFHSDTLSKAPGMNSLEQGMVGLKIGDVSSSAVKTVGSVVSSVALTGVLSGNGGTNVNMPVSKPTSWAAIASKPAKPQPKMKTKSGPVMGGALPPPPIKHNMDIGTWDNKGPVPKAPVPQQAPSPQAAPQPQQVAQPLPAQPPALAQPQYQSPQQPPQTRWVAPRNRNAAFGQSGGAGSDSNSPGNVQPNSAPSVESHPVLEKLKAAHSYNPKEFEWNLKSGRVFIIKSYSEDDIHRSIKYSIWCSTEHGNKRLDSAFRCMSSKGPVYLLFSVNGSGHFCGVAEMKSPVDYGTSAGVWSQDKWKGKFDVQWIFVKDVPNNQLRHIRLENNDNKPVTNSRDTQEVPLEKAKQVLKIISSYKHTTSIFDDFAHYEKRQEEEEVVRKERQNRNKQ; via the coding sequence ATGAGCGACCCCTACCTGTCCAGCTATTACCCGCCGTCCATTGGATTTCCTTACTCCCTCAATGAGGCTCCGTGGTCTACTGCAGGGGACCCTCCGATTCCATACCTCACCACCTACGGACAGCTCAGTAACGGAGACCATCATTTTATGCACGATGCTGTTTTTGGGCAGCCTGGGGGCCTGGGGAACAACATCTATCAGCACAGGTTCAATTTTTTCCCTGAAAACCCTGCGTTCTCAGCATGGGGGACAAGTGGGTCTCAAGGTCAGCAGACCCAGAGCTCCGCGTATGGGAGCAGCTACACCTACCCCCCGAGCTCCCTGGGTGGCACGGTGGTTGATGGGCAGCCAGGCTTTCACAGCGACACCCTCAGCAAGGCCCCCGGGATGAACAGCCTGGAGCAGGGCATGGTTGGCCTGAAGATTGGGGACGTCAGCTCCTCCGCTGTCAAGACGGTGGGCTCCGTCGTCAGCAGCGTGGCACTGACTGGTGTCCTTTCTGGCAACGGTGGGACAAATGTGAACATGCCAGTTTCAAAGCCGACCTCGTGGGCTGCCATTGCCAGCAAGCCTGCAAAACCACAgcctaaaatgaaaacaaagagcgGGCCTGTCATGGGGGGTGCGCTGCCCCCTCCACCCATAAAGCATAACATGGACATTGGCACCTGGGATAACAAGGGGCCTGTGCCGAAGGCCCCAGTCCCCCAGCAGGCACCCTCTCCACAGGCTGCCCCACAGCCCCAGCAGGTGGCTCAGCCTCTCCCAGCACAGCCCCCAGCTTTGGCTCAACCGCAGTATCAGAGCCCTCAGCAGCCACCCCAGACCCGCTGGGTTGCCCCACGCAACAGAAACGCGGCGTTTGGGCAGAGCGGAGGGGCTGGCAGCGATAGCAACTCTCCTGGAAACGTCCAGCCTAATTCTGCCCCCAGCGTCGAATCCCACCCCGTCCTTGAAAAACTGAAGGCTGCTCACAGCTACAACCCGAAAGAGTTTGAGTGGAATCTGAAAAGCGGGCGTGTGTTCATCATCAAGAGCTACTCTGAGGACGACATCCACCGCTCCATTAAGTACTCCATCTGGTGTAGCACAGAGCACGGCAACAAGCGCCTGGACAGCGCCTTCCGCTGCATGAGCAGCAAGGGGCCCGTCTACCTGCTCTTCAGCGTCAATGGGAGTGGGCATTTTTGTGGGGTGGCCGAGATGAAGTCCCCCGTGGACTACGGCACCAGTGCCGGGGTCTGGTCTCAGGACAAGTGGAAGGGGAAGTTTGACGTCCAGTGGATTTTTGTTAAGGATGTACCCAATAACCAGCTCCGGCACATCAGGCTGGAGAATAACGACAACAAACCGGTCACAAACTCCCGGGACACCCAGGAGGTGCCCTTAGAAAAAGCCAAGCAAGTGCTGAAAATTATCAGTTCCTACAAGCACACAACCTCCATCTTCGACGACTTTGCTCACTACGAGAAgcgccaggaggaggaggaggtggtgcgCAAG